A region from the Candidatus Zixiibacteriota bacterium genome encodes:
- a CDS encoding xanthine dehydrogenase family protein molybdopterin-binding subunit — protein MTTEHGNGKLIGAPVRRVEDAALITGAGCFVEDIRRAGMLHMALLRSPHAHARIVSIDARAAGAMPGVVAVVTGEDVAELRIPVAAVVQGQKIPPHPVLARGAVHAAGVPVAAVVAETRAQAEDAAAAIEVEYDEMPAVVDAEKALEPGAPLAREELSDNVCYVATKKGGDVDKAFAEADHVVRMRIASPRQVALAIEPRGIVADPEPAGRGLTVWASTQAPHRLRADLATALGFPEHKIHLIAPDVGGGFGSKGPLYREYVLACHMALKLGRPVKWIATRSEDFVTMIQGRDQIMRSELALKRDGTMLGLKVRVVANVGAYLYSNTAGPPQRMMAMAPGCYRIQNCHVEVVAVFTNTVPTGPYRGAGRPESVLNIERLVDKAARDLGIDRLELRRKNFIRPEQFPYRTGVGVEYDSGDYDKALAEALRLSRYDDLVRRRDEARRRGELVGVGVSTFVEPSGGAGFESGTVRVERTGEITVLTGSSSHGQGHETSFAQVIADLLRVSMDHVAIRHGDTVAVQQGVGTFGSRSMVMGGGSMAIAAQRVIEKGRRIAAHLAEASPDDIVQADGGFAVAGVPDRRITWRQIAAAAYGGKLPPGMEPGLQETAFFNPRREAWGFGTHVAMVRIDRETGTPSIEKLVLVDDCGVVVNPMIVEGQIHGGVAQGLGEAFREQMLYGENGEILTGTLMHYAVMRAPDMPVLVLGETVTPNPFNPLGVKGVGEAGTNGAPPAVANAVMDALAPLGIDHIDMPYTPPKLWAAIRDAERRAH, from the coding sequence ATGACAACCGAGCACGGGAACGGAAAGCTGATCGGTGCGCCGGTGAGGCGGGTGGAGGATGCCGCCCTGATCACCGGAGCAGGTTGCTTCGTCGAGGATATTCGGCGTGCGGGCATGCTGCACATGGCGTTGCTGCGGAGCCCGCACGCGCACGCCAGGATCGTTTCCATAGATGCCCGCGCCGCCGGAGCGATGCCCGGAGTCGTTGCGGTGGTGACGGGCGAGGACGTCGCCGAGTTGCGCATCCCCGTTGCCGCGGTGGTCCAGGGACAGAAGATCCCGCCCCATCCGGTTCTGGCGCGTGGCGCGGTTCATGCGGCCGGCGTGCCGGTGGCGGCGGTGGTGGCCGAGACGCGCGCGCAGGCGGAAGACGCGGCCGCAGCCATCGAGGTCGAGTACGACGAGATGCCGGCGGTGGTCGATGCCGAGAAGGCGCTCGAGCCGGGAGCGCCCCTGGCGCGTGAAGAGCTGAGCGACAACGTTTGCTATGTCGCCACGAAGAAAGGCGGCGACGTCGACAAGGCGTTCGCCGAAGCCGATCACGTCGTGCGCATGCGCATCGCGAGCCCGAGGCAGGTCGCGCTCGCGATCGAGCCGAGGGGAATCGTCGCCGATCCGGAGCCGGCGGGCCGCGGGCTCACCGTCTGGGCCTCGACGCAGGCGCCACACCGGCTGCGCGCCGACCTCGCCACGGCGCTCGGCTTTCCCGAGCACAAGATCCACCTGATCGCACCCGACGTGGGCGGAGGCTTCGGCAGCAAGGGCCCGCTCTACCGGGAGTACGTGCTGGCCTGCCACATGGCGCTCAAGCTCGGCCGCCCGGTGAAATGGATCGCGACCCGCAGCGAGGATTTCGTGACCATGATTCAGGGACGCGATCAGATCATGAGGTCGGAGCTGGCGCTCAAGCGCGACGGTACCATGCTCGGCCTCAAGGTCCGTGTGGTCGCGAACGTGGGCGCTTATCTCTATTCCAACACCGCCGGCCCGCCGCAGCGCATGATGGCGATGGCTCCGGGCTGCTACCGGATCCAGAACTGCCACGTCGAGGTCGTCGCCGTCTTTACCAACACCGTCCCCACCGGACCTTACCGCGGCGCGGGGCGGCCCGAATCCGTCCTCAACATCGAGCGGCTCGTCGACAAGGCCGCTCGCGACCTGGGGATCGACCGACTGGAGTTGCGGCGAAAGAATTTCATCCGGCCCGAACAGTTTCCCTACCGCACCGGCGTGGGCGTCGAGTACGACTCGGGGGATTACGACAAGGCGCTCGCGGAGGCTTTGCGGCTTTCGCGCTACGACGACCTCGTCCGCCGGCGCGACGAGGCGCGCAGGCGCGGCGAGCTGGTGGGCGTGGGCGTTTCCACGTTCGTCGAGCCCAGCGGCGGCGCGGGCTTCGAAAGCGGCACCGTGCGCGTCGAGCGCACAGGGGAGATCACCGTGCTCACCGGATCCAGCTCGCACGGCCAGGGGCACGAGACTTCGTTCGCCCAGGTGATCGCGGACTTGTTGCGGGTCTCCATGGATCACGTCGCGATCCGTCACGGCGATACCGTGGCCGTGCAGCAGGGCGTCGGCACGTTCGGCAGCCGCAGCATGGTGATGGGAGGCGGCTCGATGGCGATCGCGGCGCAGCGCGTGATCGAGAAAGGGCGCCGCATCGCGGCGCATCTGGCCGAGGCTTCGCCCGACGACATCGTGCAGGCCGACGGGGGCTTCGCGGTCGCCGGGGTGCCGGACAGGCGGATTACGTGGCGGCAGATCGCCGCCGCAGCCTACGGCGGCAAGCTGCCGCCGGGAATGGAGCCGGGACTGCAGGAGACGGCCTTTTTCAATCCTCGCCGCGAAGCGTGGGGCTTCGGAACGCATGTCGCCATGGTCCGCATCGACAGGGAAACGGGAACACCGTCGATCGAGAAGCTGGTGCTCGTCGACGATTGCGGCGTGGTGGTCAATCCGATGATCGTCGAAGGACAGATTCACGGCGGGGTCGCGCAGGGGCTTGGCGAGGCGTTCCGCGAGCAGATGCTCTACGGCGAGAACGGCGAGATACTTACCGGCACGCTGATGCACTACGCGGTGATGCGCGCGCCGGACATGCCGGTGCTGGTGCTGGGGGAGACCGTGACGCCGAACCCGTTCAACCCTCTCGGAGTGAAGGGCGTGGGCGAGGCGGGCACCAACGGCGCGCCGCCGGCCGTGGCCAACGCCGTCATGGACGCGCTTGCGCCCCTCGGGATCGATCACATCGACATGCCGTACACGCCGCCCAAGCTCTGGGCGGCGATCCGCGACGCGGAGCGGCGGGCGCACTGA
- a CDS encoding Lrp/AsnC ligand binding domain-containing protein encodes MVTAIVLLTVERDKINRVADTIADLDGVSEVYSVAGRYDLAVVIRVRDNDALARVVTEHIRGVPGITSSETLIAFRVYSRHDLERMFSIGLEKA; translated from the coding sequence ATGGTCACTGCCATCGTTTTGCTGACGGTCGAGCGCGACAAGATCAACCGGGTCGCGGACACGATCGCCGATCTGGACGGCGTGAGCGAGGTCTATTCGGTCGCGGGCCGCTACGATCTCGCCGTGGTCATCCGTGTGCGCGACAACGACGCGCTCGCCCGGGTCGTCACCGAGCATATCCGCGGCGTCCCCGGCATCACTTCGTCCGAAACGCTGATCGCTTTTCGCGTCTACTCGCGCCACGATCTGGAGCGCATGTTTTCGATCGGGCTGGAAAAGGCCTAG
- a CDS encoding tripartite tricarboxylate transporter TctB family protein: MKLKRAELFLSLAVLVLGAAVAMGTAALPAHGGYAGVGPNAAPAAVAAGLILLGIRLLYEALTGGWRNGVPDRAAQRGEHDFHTGAFLWVTAGLFAQILLIQRAGFVVAQTVLFACVARGFGSTRAARDLGVGLALAVAVFLFFVKFLNVSLPPGWLKPILGTAGI, from the coding sequence GTGAAGCTCAAACGGGCGGAGCTGTTCTTATCGCTGGCCGTTCTGGTCCTGGGCGCCGCCGTGGCGATGGGAACGGCGGCGCTGCCCGCGCATGGCGGCTACGCCGGCGTCGGCCCCAACGCGGCGCCGGCGGCGGTGGCCGCCGGATTGATCCTGCTCGGCATACGGCTGCTCTACGAGGCGCTCACGGGGGGGTGGCGCAACGGCGTCCCTGACCGGGCCGCGCAGCGGGGCGAGCACGACTTTCATACGGGCGCTTTCCTCTGGGTTACCGCCGGACTGTTCGCGCAGATTCTCCTGATTCAGCGAGCGGGATTCGTCGTCGCCCAGACCGTGCTCTTCGCCTGCGTGGCCCGGGGGTTCGGAAGCACGCGCGCCGCTCGTGACCTGGGGGTGGGGCTCGCCCTGGCGGTGGCGGTCTTCTTGTTTTTCGTCAAGTTCCTCAATGTCAGCCTTCCTCCGGGCTGGCTGAAGCCGATCCTCGGGACCGCCGGAATCTGA
- a CDS encoding ABC transporter permease, whose protein sequence is MTAAFALFPGPWVWRVAARDARRGLKSVLLSMVGVVFGVAAVVGAFSFRDSLQRSVRAQSKILLGADLAIAGREPFSAEAEALVASLPGERSRQVSFASMAYFPRGGGSRLVQVRALAGGFPYYGKLETDPPEAAARFRDGPNALVDEALMHQMNAGVGDFVRIGDRQFRIAGKLIRIPGETPALSLISPRVYIPLAFLEETGLIRTGSLARYRVFLKLPDGMDADRLAHGLSGQLSALRLEADTVSRRLRRIEHATENLSRYLQLATFVAVLLAGVGVASGIHAYAREKRAAAATLRCIGALPEETVAVYLIQALAIAAAGSIAGAALGAALQALLPLALADFLPVAPAASFSLPGLVAGLLVGMAAAALFALLPLVGLRKVAPLAALRASCEPVKSPARDPVLWALGTILVVGILGFAAAAAGRWLHGLWFTAAILVVSALLTGLARGSALLARKITPAFFPFPWRQGLANLHRPDNQTAALTLAVGLGTFLLATLYGVRGMLLNQVLDRVGEGEPNLVLFDVQQDQRDGVAALLRSFGIRGSEEVPVVTMRLSAVKDRRVEELRADPKAPIPYWALRREYRSTFRSGLASTETLAAGRWYPSAPPDGGPVPVSLETGIAETLGVRIGDRLEFDVQGVRLAVRVASLREVDWQRLRPNFFVVFPEGVLESAPRFYAILTRADSREALARVQRALAERFPTVSIIDLGLVLETLSAILRKVAGAIRFIALFTIVTGAAVLAGAVLGSRAQRVREGILLRTLGAPRAQIVAAVAAEYLFLGVIAGGSGAALSVLATWGLSFYFLGTAAVISWSSLVLVLAAAAGTTLLAGIAGCAGIFRRSPLEALRAET, encoded by the coding sequence GTGACCGCCGCCTTCGCGCTCTTTCCGGGCCCATGGGTCTGGCGCGTCGCTGCGCGTGACGCACGCCGCGGCCTGAAGTCCGTTTTGCTGTCGATGGTTGGCGTCGTTTTCGGCGTCGCGGCCGTCGTCGGCGCGTTCTCGTTCCGCGACAGCCTGCAGCGGAGCGTGCGGGCGCAATCGAAGATCCTGCTCGGCGCCGATCTCGCCATCGCCGGCCGCGAGCCGTTTTCGGCGGAAGCCGAAGCCCTCGTCGCCTCGCTTCCAGGCGAGCGATCGCGCCAGGTGAGCTTCGCTTCGATGGCCTACTTTCCCCGGGGCGGCGGCTCGCGCCTGGTCCAGGTGCGCGCGCTCGCGGGCGGGTTTCCGTACTACGGCAAGCTTGAGACGGACCCGCCGGAGGCGGCGGCCCGGTTCCGGGACGGACCCAACGCGCTCGTCGACGAAGCCCTGATGCACCAGATGAATGCGGGGGTCGGCGATTTCGTGAGGATCGGAGATCGGCAGTTCCGCATCGCGGGAAAGCTCATCAGGATCCCGGGGGAAACCCCGGCGCTGTCGCTGATCAGCCCGCGGGTCTACATTCCGCTCGCCTTTCTGGAGGAAACCGGGCTGATCCGGACCGGCAGCCTGGCGCGTTACCGTGTCTTCCTCAAGCTGCCGGATGGAATGGACGCGGACCGGCTCGCCCACGGGCTCTCGGGGCAGCTGAGCGCCTTGCGCCTGGAAGCGGACACCGTGAGCCGGCGCTTGAGGCGCATCGAGCACGCCACGGAAAACCTTTCCCGCTATCTCCAGCTCGCGACCTTCGTTGCCGTGCTGCTCGCCGGCGTCGGCGTTGCCAGCGGCATCCACGCCTATGCCCGGGAAAAGCGGGCTGCGGCCGCGACGCTGCGGTGCATCGGGGCGCTGCCGGAGGAAACCGTCGCCGTTTACCTGATCCAGGCGCTCGCAATCGCAGCGGCCGGCTCGATCGCGGGGGCGGCGCTGGGCGCGGCGCTCCAGGCGCTGCTGCCGCTGGCGCTGGCCGATTTCCTGCCCGTGGCCCCCGCCGCCTCGTTCTCGCTCCCGGGACTTGTCGCCGGGCTTCTCGTGGGCATGGCGGCGGCCGCTCTGTTCGCTCTCCTGCCGCTGGTCGGGCTGAGAAAGGTGGCGCCGCTCGCGGCGTTGCGCGCCTCCTGCGAGCCCGTGAAGAGCCCGGCCCGCGACCCGGTGCTCTGGGCTCTGGGGACAATCCTCGTTGTCGGGATCCTGGGGTTTGCCGCCGCAGCCGCGGGTCGATGGTTGCACGGTCTCTGGTTCACGGCGGCGATTCTCGTCGTCTCGGCGCTGCTCACCGGGCTCGCCCGCGGCAGCGCGCTTCTGGCGAGGAAAATCACGCCCGCCTTTTTTCCCTTCCCCTGGCGCCAGGGGCTCGCCAACCTGCACCGCCCCGACAACCAGACGGCGGCGCTGACGCTCGCGGTCGGTCTGGGGACGTTCCTGCTGGCGACGCTTTATGGCGTCCGCGGCATGCTCCTCAACCAGGTCCTCGACCGCGTCGGCGAAGGCGAGCCCAACCTGGTGCTCTTCGACGTGCAGCAGGATCAGCGCGACGGCGTGGCGGCGCTGCTGCGATCCTTCGGCATACGCGGTTCCGAGGAAGTGCCTGTGGTCACGATGCGGCTTTCGGCCGTGAAGGACCGGCGCGTCGAGGAGCTGCGGGCCGACCCGAAGGCGCCCATCCCCTACTGGGCGCTGCGGCGGGAGTATCGCTCGACGTTCCGGAGCGGTCTTGCGAGCACCGAAACGCTGGCCGCGGGCCGCTGGTACCCGAGCGCGCCTCCCGACGGCGGCCCCGTACCGGTCTCGCTCGAAACCGGGATTGCCGAAACGCTCGGCGTCCGCATCGGCGACCGGCTGGAATTCGACGTCCAGGGAGTGCGGCTGGCGGTCCGGGTGGCAAGCCTTCGGGAAGTCGACTGGCAGCGCCTGCGTCCCAACTTTTTCGTCGTCTTTCCGGAAGGCGTGCTCGAAAGCGCGCCGCGCTTCTACGCGATCCTGACGCGCGCCGACTCCAGGGAAGCGCTCGCCCGCGTCCAGCGCGCCCTGGCCGAGCGTTTCCCGACGGTCTCGATCATCGACCTCGGTCTGGTGCTCGAGACCCTGAGCGCGATTCTCCGGAAGGTCGCAGGCGCGATCCGCTTCATCGCCCTGTTCACGATCGTCACGGGAGCTGCCGTGCTCGCGGGCGCCGTCCTCGGCAGCCGCGCGCAACGCGTCAGGGAAGGCATTCTGCTGCGAACGCTCGGAGCTCCTCGGGCTCAGATCGTCGCCGCGGTCGCCGCCGAATACCTGTTTCTCGGCGTCATCGCCGGCGGGAGCGGCGCCGCGCTGTCGGTTCTCGCGACCTGGGGGCTGAGCTTCTACTTCCTGGGGACCGCTGCGGTGATCTCGTGGTCGTCGCTCGTGCTCGTCCTCGCCGCCGCGGCCGGTACGACCCTCCTGGCGGGCATCGCGGGCTGCGCGGGAATTTTTCGCCGTTCTCCCCTCGAGGCGCTTCGCGCCGAAACCTAG
- a CDS encoding arylesterase, which produces MLHCRFFARATQHGAAGLAAALLFFVWAAAAPAAAGRTVLFLGDSITAGHGVDPELAYPALIQRRIEENGWDFRVVNAGQSGDTSAGGLGRLDWLLKNRIDVLVLELGGNDGLRGFPVEATQKNLQAIIDRTKQRYPEAKIVVAGMKAPPNMGSDYGRRFHAMFAALAKTNRAALIPFILEGVGGVRRLNLPDGIHPTAEGHRIVAANVWRVLEPVLRSLLAR; this is translated from the coding sequence ATGCTTCACTGTAGATTCTTTGCCCGGGCAACACAACACGGAGCGGCCGGCCTCGCCGCCGCGCTGCTTTTCTTCGTCTGGGCCGCGGCCGCGCCCGCCGCGGCGGGCCGGACCGTGCTCTTCCTGGGCGACAGCATCACGGCGGGCCACGGCGTCGACCCGGAGCTCGCCTATCCGGCTCTCATCCAGCGGCGCATCGAAGAGAACGGCTGGGATTTCCGGGTCGTCAACGCGGGGCAGAGCGGCGATACGAGCGCCGGCGGGCTCGGGCGGCTCGACTGGCTGCTCAAGAATCGGATCGACGTTCTGGTCCTGGAGCTGGGAGGAAACGACGGGCTGCGCGGCTTCCCCGTGGAGGCGACTCAGAAAAACCTTCAGGCGATCATCGATCGCACCAAGCAACGCTATCCGGAGGCGAAAATCGTCGTTGCCGGCATGAAGGCGCCCCCGAACATGGGAAGCGACTACGGCCGGCGGTTCCACGCCATGTTCGCCGCGCTGGCGAAGACCAATCGGGCCGCGCTCATCCCCTTCATCCTCGAGGGCGTGGGCGGAGTCCGCCGCCTCAATCTCCCGGACGGCATCCACCCCACGGCCGAAGGGCACAGGATCGTCGCCGCCAACGTCTGGAGGGTGCTCGAGCCGGTGCTGCGTTCCCTGCTCGCGCGCTGA
- a CDS encoding ABC transporter ATP-binding protein — translation MTATPILRVEHLTKVFKSGNRDITVLDDVSFEIGAGTACAIVGPSGSGKTTLLAICAGLERPTSGAVLLDGLPLHRLSEEELARIRNREIGFIFQTFQLLPSLTALENVMVPAEIRGESGARSRAAELLERVGLAERRHHYPAQLSGGEQQRVGIARAFMNRPKILFADEPTGNLDAETARDIARLIFELNSSARTTLVLVTHDRDLTRQASRTLTLRGGVLDGGATAPDAGGGGSA, via the coding sequence ATGACCGCGACGCCGATTCTCAGGGTAGAACATCTCACCAAGGTTTTTAAGAGCGGGAACCGCGACATCACCGTTCTCGACGACGTCTCCTTCGAGATCGGCGCCGGGACGGCGTGCGCGATCGTTGGGCCCTCGGGAAGCGGCAAGACCACGCTGCTCGCGATCTGCGCGGGTTTGGAGCGCCCCACCTCGGGCGCGGTGCTGCTCGACGGCCTGCCGCTCCACCGGCTGTCCGAGGAAGAGCTCGCGCGGATCCGCAATCGTGAGATCGGCTTCATCTTCCAGACTTTTCAGCTCCTGCCGTCGCTGACCGCGCTCGAGAACGTGATGGTGCCTGCGGAGATTCGCGGCGAAAGCGGCGCCCGCAGCCGCGCCGCCGAGCTGCTCGAACGGGTCGGGCTGGCCGAGCGGCGGCACCATTACCCCGCCCAGCTTTCCGGCGGGGAGCAGCAACGGGTGGGCATCGCGCGCGCCTTCATGAACCGCCCGAAGATACTCTTCGCCGACGAGCCGACCGGAAACCTCGACGCCGAGACGGCCCGCGACATCGCCCGGCTGATCTTCGAGCTGAACTCGAGCGCCCGAACGACGCTCGTGCTGGTGACGCACGATCGAGATCTCACGCGCCAGGCGAGCCGCACGCTCACGCTGAGAGGCGGCGTCCTCGACGGCGGCGCGACGGCGCCCGACGCGGGCGGAGGCGGGAGCGCGTGA
- a CDS encoding tripartite tricarboxylate transporter substrate-binding protein: MRNWVVSLATGLLVAFGAAVAGAQPSLKMMIPANPGGGWDQTGRALAAAMQSAKLVSSVQFENKGGAGGTIGLAQFVNSSKGDPNALMIGGMVMVGAIYLDNAPVNLDMVTPIARLTGEYEVIVVPASSPHKSMADLVKALKANPGAVSWGGGSAGGTDHILVGLIAKAVGVDPAKTNYVAFKGGGEAVAAIIGGHVTAGVSGIGEFSEHIKGGRMRALAVSSPSRIEGIRTLKEQGVDVELANWRGVFGAPGITTPQRDALVKLVRAATETQSWKGALAKYGWAPIFLAGDEYKKFIDQDSKRIAAIIDSLGLKKK, encoded by the coding sequence ATGCGCAATTGGGTTGTGAGTCTTGCCACTGGCCTGCTCGTCGCTTTCGGCGCCGCCGTCGCCGGCGCGCAGCCGAGCCTCAAGATGATGATTCCCGCCAATCCCGGAGGCGGTTGGGACCAGACCGGCCGGGCGCTGGCGGCGGCCATGCAAAGCGCCAAGCTGGTCTCGTCGGTTCAATTCGAGAACAAGGGCGGAGCGGGCGGTACCATCGGCCTGGCGCAGTTCGTCAACTCGTCCAAGGGCGACCCCAACGCGTTGATGATCGGCGGCATGGTCATGGTCGGCGCCATCTATCTCGACAATGCGCCCGTGAACCTCGACATGGTCACGCCGATCGCCCGGCTGACCGGCGAATACGAGGTCATCGTCGTTCCCGCCAGCTCGCCGCACAAGTCGATGGCCGATCTCGTCAAGGCGCTGAAGGCAAATCCCGGAGCCGTCTCCTGGGGCGGCGGTTCGGCGGGCGGAACCGATCACATCCTGGTCGGACTGATCGCCAAAGCGGTCGGCGTCGACCCGGCCAAGACCAACTACGTGGCGTTCAAGGGAGGCGGCGAGGCGGTTGCCGCCATCATCGGGGGCCACGTGACCGCCGGGGTTTCCGGAATCGGTGAGTTTTCCGAGCACATCAAGGGCGGTCGCATGCGTGCGCTGGCGGTCTCCTCGCCGTCGCGCATCGAGGGCATCCGGACCCTCAAGGAGCAGGGTGTCGACGTCGAGCTGGCCAACTGGCGCGGCGTCTTCGGCGCCCCCGGGATCACGACGCCGCAGCGCGACGCGCTCGTGAAGCTGGTGCGGGCGGCGACCGAGACCCAGTCGTGGAAAGGCGCGCTGGCGAAATACGGCTGGGCGCCGATCTTCCTCGCCGGAGACGAATACAAGAAGTTCATCGACCAGGACAGCAAGCGGATCGCCGCGATCATCGACTCGCTCGGCCTCAAGAAGAAATAG
- a CDS encoding tripartite tricarboxylate transporter permease, giving the protein MTGTLQSLAQGFDVALTPFNIFWGFLGVTLGTFVGVLPGVGPALTVAMLLPLTVKLDPTGALIMFAGIYYGAMFGGSTTTILLNTPGESASIATALEGNLMAKNGRAGPALATAAIGSFVAGTIATLLVTLLAPIVIEFALKFGPAEYFALMVFAFTTVSAVIGRSTARGLTSLFLGLLLGLVGIDSQTGQSRFTFGIPELLDGIDVVVLAVGLFAVGEALYVAAYSSRLEEKIEKLQGSLWMSKEDWKRSVPAWLRATIIGFPFGSIPAGGAEIPTFLSYATEKRLTKYPHEFGHGAIEGVAGPEAANNASVTGALVPLLTLGIPTSATAAVLLGAFQNYGIQPGPLLFQAQPELVWGLIASLYVGNVLLLILNLPLVGIWVKVLALPKPLLYGGILLFATLGAYSLHQSAVDLLILYVFGLLGFVMRRWDIPVAPAVIGLILGPLAETQLRRALAISQGDFLVLVTQPIAAGLLLISALLLIVPVVLRRARAG; this is encoded by the coding sequence ATGACGGGCACCCTACAATCGCTCGCCCAAGGCTTCGACGTCGCCCTGACACCGTTCAATATTTTCTGGGGCTTTCTCGGCGTCACGCTGGGAACGTTCGTCGGCGTCCTGCCCGGAGTGGGCCCGGCCCTCACCGTCGCCATGCTGCTGCCGCTCACGGTCAAGCTCGATCCGACCGGGGCTTTGATCATGTTCGCCGGCATCTACTACGGAGCGATGTTCGGCGGCTCGACCACGACCATCCTTTTGAACACGCCGGGGGAGTCGGCCTCGATCGCCACCGCGCTCGAGGGCAACCTCATGGCGAAAAACGGGCGCGCCGGTCCCGCGCTGGCGACCGCGGCGATCGGCTCGTTCGTCGCCGGGACGATCGCGACATTGCTCGTCACGCTGCTCGCTCCGATCGTGATCGAGTTCGCCCTGAAATTCGGTCCGGCGGAGTATTTCGCCTTGATGGTGTTCGCCTTCACCACGGTCTCGGCGGTGATCGGCCGCTCCACCGCCCGCGGGCTGACCAGTCTCTTTCTCGGGCTCCTCCTGGGGCTCGTCGGCATCGACAGCCAGACCGGCCAGTCGCGCTTCACGTTCGGGATTCCCGAGCTGCTCGACGGAATCGACGTGGTGGTGCTCGCGGTCGGGCTCTTCGCGGTCGGCGAGGCGCTTTACGTGGCTGCCTATTCGAGCCGGCTGGAGGAAAAGATCGAAAAGCTCCAGGGGTCGCTGTGGATGTCGAAAGAGGACTGGAAGCGGTCGGTGCCCGCCTGGCTCCGCGCCACGATCATCGGCTTTCCCTTCGGCTCGATCCCCGCGGGCGGCGCCGAGATTCCGACGTTTCTTTCCTACGCGACCGAAAAGCGGCTCACCAAATATCCGCACGAGTTCGGCCACGGCGCGATCGAAGGGGTGGCGGGCCCGGAAGCGGCCAACAACGCTTCGGTAACCGGCGCCTTGGTGCCGCTCTTGACGCTCGGCATTCCGACCTCCGCCACGGCCGCGGTCCTGCTCGGAGCGTTTCAGAACTACGGCATTCAGCCGGGACCGCTGTTGTTCCAGGCGCAACCGGAGCTGGTGTGGGGGTTGATCGCCAGCCTCTACGTCGGCAACGTCCTGCTGCTGATTCTCAATCTCCCGCTGGTCGGTATCTGGGTCAAGGTTCTGGCCCTTCCCAAACCGCTGCTTTACGGCGGCATCCTGCTCTTCGCCACGCTCGGCGCGTACAGCCTGCACCAGTCCGCGGTGGACCTCTTGATCCTCTATGTCTTCGGCCTGCTCGGCTTTGTCATGCGGCGCTGGGACATTCCGGTCGCCCCGGCGGTGATCGGCCTGATCCTCGGCCCGCTCGCCGAAACCCAGCTCCGGCGCGCGCTCGCCATCAGCCAGGGCGATTTCTTGGTCCTGGTCACGCAGCCGATCGCAGCCGGGCTGCTGCTGATTTCCGCCTTGCTCCTGATCGTTCCGGTTGTCCTGCGGCGCGCCCGAGCCGGTTGA